In Bos indicus isolate NIAB-ARS_2022 breed Sahiwal x Tharparkar chromosome 19, NIAB-ARS_B.indTharparkar_mat_pri_1.0, whole genome shotgun sequence, the following proteins share a genomic window:
- the LOC109569101 gene encoding olfactory receptor 8K3-like — protein CVKPQNLTVPNEFILMGITDCPQLQAPLFGLFLIIYIISVVGNLGMVILTKLDSRLQTPMYFFLIHLALADLGYSTGVGPKMLANFILGQNSISYYLCPTQLAFLIMFIISELFILAEMSYDHFVAICKPLLYIVIMPQRVCRILVAIPYLYSASVSLTVTVKIFNLSFCGYNVIKHFYSDCLPLTFSLCSNTQEIELIILISSGVNMLLSLPIILMSHLLILVAILRMNSAEASHKSFSTCGSHLTVVTVLFGTLIFMHVQSESKQSFDTDKMASIFYTLVISMLNPLIYSLRNKDVKYALQKMWNKLCNISS, from the coding sequence TGCGTGAAACCACAAAATCTAACTGTGCCAAATGAATTCATCCTCATGGGAATCACAGACTGCCCTCAGCTGCAGGCTCCATTGTTTGGGCTCTTCCTCATCATCTACATAATCTCAGTGGTGGGTAACTTGGGCATGGTCATCCTCACTAAGTTGGACTCCAGGCTACAGACAcccatgtatttctttctcatACACCTGGCTCTTGCTGATCTTGGCTATTCAACAGGTGTAGGACCCAAAATGTTGGCAAATTTTATATTGGGTCAAAATTCAATCTCTTATTATTTATGCCCCACACAGCTGGCTTTCTTAATCATGTTCATTATAAGTGAACTTTTTATTCTGGCAGAAATGTCCTATGACCACTTTGTGGCCATCTGTAAACCCTTGCTTTACATAGTCATCATGCCACAAAGGGTGTGTCGGATACTGGTGGCAATCCCCTACCTCTATAGTGCATCCGTGTCTCTTACTGTCACTGTAAAGATTTTTAACTTATCCTTCTGTGGCTACAATGTCATCAAACATTTCTACAGTGACTGTCTCCCCTTGACATTTTCACTCTGTTCAAACACACAAGAAATTGAACTGATCATTCTGATCTCCTCAGGTGTTAATATGCTTCTCTCCCTTCCAATAATTCTTATGTCTCATCTGCTCATCCTTGTAGCCATTCTTAGGATGAACTCTGCAGAAGCTAGTCACAAGTCTTTTTCTACCTGTGGATCCCACCTGACAGTAGTCACAGTGTTATTTGGGACTTTGATATTTATGCATGTGCAATCAGAGTCTAAACAATCCTTTGACACTGATAAAATGGCATCTATATTTTACACCCTTGTTATCTCCATGTTAAATCCCTTGATCTACAGTTTGAGGaacaaagatgtaaaatatgcacTACAAAAGATGTGGAATAAGCTTTGTAACATTTCCTCTTAA